One genomic segment of Flavobacteriaceae bacterium includes these proteins:
- a CDS encoding polyribonucleotide nucleotidyltransferase — protein sequence MIPKVVTQVIKLGDGRTIKLETGKLAKQAHGSVVVQMGDAMLLCTVVSNYEQSDVDFLPLTVDYREKFAAAGRYPGGYFKREARPSDGEVLTMRLVDRVLRPLFPKDYHAETQVMIQLMSHDENVMPDALAGLAASTAIQLSDIPFETPISEVRVARVNGSFIINPGRALLAEADMDMIVGASADSVMMVEGEMDECSEEEMADAIKFAHEAIKVQCAAQIALVEAVGKKETREYDTEKEDEALAKKIHDIAHDKVYAVAKEGSSKKERSLAFSEIREAVKADFSEEELEDFGELISKYYDKVEKEAIRDLVLNENLRLDGRTPTDIRSIWCEVNYLPSTHGSSVFTRGETQALATVTLGTSREANQIDMPTHQSEEIFYLHYNFPPFSTGEARPLRGTSRREVGHGNLAQRALKGMIPEDCPYTVRVVSEVLESNGSSSMATVCSGTMALMDAGVQLKKPVSGIAMGLISEGDRYAVLSDILGDEDHLGDMDFKVTGTADGITACQMDIKIKGLNYEILVNALKQARDGRLHILDKLTDTIATPNPDVKGHAPKMVNKIIPADLIGTFIGPGGKHIQELQKTTETTIVINEDPVTEEGIVEILGTNQEGIDAVVARIEAMLFKPEKGTIYEVKVIKILDFGAVVEYTEAPGNEVLLHVSELAWERTENVSDAVSIGDVFDIKYFGLDPRTHKEKVSRKATLPKPEGFIEKASRNNHHKNRNNGKRRGDHYRGNGKMK from the coding sequence ATGATTCCAAAAGTAGTTACCCAAGTCATAAAACTTGGAGATGGCAGGACCATCAAATTAGAAACAGGAAAATTAGCAAAACAAGCTCATGGTTCTGTTGTTGTGCAAATGGGAGATGCAATGCTATTATGCACTGTTGTATCAAATTACGAACAATCCGATGTAGATTTTTTACCTTTAACAGTCGATTATCGGGAGAAATTTGCAGCTGCCGGTCGTTACCCCGGAGGTTACTTTAAAAGAGAAGCAAGACCCAGTGACGGTGAAGTACTCACAATGCGTTTAGTAGACCGTGTACTAAGACCTTTATTTCCAAAAGATTACCATGCAGAAACTCAGGTAATGATTCAGTTAATGTCTCATGATGAAAATGTAATGCCGGATGCATTAGCTGGTTTAGCCGCTTCTACAGCGATACAGCTAAGTGATATCCCTTTTGAAACACCCATTTCGGAAGTTCGTGTGGCAAGAGTAAACGGATCTTTTATAATCAATCCCGGTAGAGCACTTTTGGCAGAAGCTGATATGGATATGATAGTAGGGGCTTCTGCAGATTCTGTAATGATGGTGGAAGGCGAAATGGATGAATGTAGTGAAGAAGAGATGGCGGACGCTATTAAGTTTGCCCACGAAGCTATTAAAGTACAATGTGCTGCTCAAATTGCCTTAGTTGAAGCTGTTGGAAAGAAAGAAACTCGTGAATATGACACCGAAAAAGAAGATGAAGCACTAGCGAAAAAGATTCACGACATAGCACATGATAAAGTATATGCTGTCGCAAAAGAAGGCTCTTCAAAAAAAGAAAGAAGTTTGGCATTTTCTGAAATTAGAGAAGCTGTAAAAGCTGATTTTTCCGAAGAAGAATTAGAAGATTTCGGAGAACTGATTTCCAAATATTACGACAAAGTCGAAAAAGAGGCCATTCGCGATCTGGTTCTAAATGAAAATCTGCGTTTGGACGGACGTACACCAACAGATATCAGATCTATTTGGTGTGAAGTTAATTATTTGCCATCTACCCACGGATCTTCTGTTTTTACAAGAGGAGAAACACAGGCATTAGCAACGGTTACTTTGGGTACCTCCAGAGAAGCAAACCAAATAGATATGCCAACGCACCAAAGTGAAGAGATATTCTACTTGCATTATAATTTTCCGCCTTTTTCAACAGGAGAAGCACGTCCGCTAAGAGGAACTTCTCGCCGTGAAGTAGGACACGGAAACTTAGCACAAAGAGCATTAAAAGGAATGATCCCCGAAGATTGTCCCTATACAGTGAGGGTTGTTTCCGAAGTTTTGGAATCAAATGGTTCTTCTTCTATGGCTACTGTATGCTCCGGGACTATGGCATTAATGGATGCCGGAGTACAACTCAAAAAACCGGTTTCAGGTATTGCTATGGGATTAATCTCTGAAGGGGATCGCTATGCCGTATTGTCCGATATTTTAGGGGATGAGGATCACTTGGGAGATATGGATTTTAAAGTAACCGGTACTGCAGACGGAATCACAGCCTGCCAGATGGATATCAAAATCAAAGGGTTAAACTATGAGATTTTAGTAAATGCCTTAAAGCAAGCCCGAGATGGCCGTTTACATATTTTAGATAAATTAACAGATACTATTGCTACGCCAAATCCAGATGTAAAGGGACATGCTCCAAAAATGGTCAACAAAATCATTCCTGCAGATTTAATAGGTACCTTTATCGGCCCCGGAGGAAAACACATACAAGAATTGCAAAAAACTACGGAAACGACTATTGTGATTAATGAAGATCCTGTAACGGAAGAAGGAATTGTAGAAATTCTCGGAACCAATCAGGAAGGAATTGATGCAGTTGTTGCACGAATTGAAGCCATGTTATTTAAACCCGAAAAAGGAACTATTTACGAAGTAAAAGTAATTAAAATACTAGATTTCGGTGCTGTTGTAGAATATACGGAAGCTCCCGGAAATGAGGTCTTACTACACGTAAGTGAATTGGCATGGGAACGCACGGAAAATGTAAGTGATGCCGTTAGTATCGGCGATGTATTTGATATAAAATACTTTGGCTTAGACCCTCGAACACATAAAGAGAAAGTATCCAGAAAAGCGACCCTGCCAAAACCTGAAGGCTTTATAGAAAAGGCTTCAAGAAATAACCATCACAAAAATCGCAATAATGGCAAAAGAAGGGGAGATCATTACAGAGGCAACGGAAAAATGAAATAA
- a CDS encoding SCO family protein, protein MNLRFFKKSLPTFIFLIVFSIVGITVFFHILKTEETLTVFNPSDVNPRLVDASVKHIRNHHTIADFSLINQNGEPVTHKDYEGKIYIADFFFTRCQSICITMAYHMQELQEYYKNDDEIMFLSHSVTPGIDSVPVLKAYAIEKGVNDIKWNVATGSKKHIYDLARKSYFTALDEGESDENDFIHTEQFVLIDKKRCIRGFYDGTKKEDMEKIKTAIALLKKEYAKK, encoded by the coding sequence ATGAATCTTCGTTTTTTTAAAAAATCCCTCCCTACATTTATCTTTCTGATTGTATTTTCTATTGTTGGGATTACGGTATTCTTTCATATCTTAAAAACAGAAGAAACGTTGACTGTATTTAATCCGTCAGACGTCAATCCGAGGTTGGTAGACGCCTCGGTAAAACACATTCGGAATCATCATACCATTGCTGATTTTTCATTGATCAATCAAAACGGAGAACCGGTTACTCATAAAGACTACGAAGGAAAGATTTATATTGCCGATTTCTTTTTTACACGTTGTCAAAGTATCTGTATAACCATGGCATATCATATGCAAGAACTACAGGAGTATTACAAAAACGACGATGAAATCATGTTTCTTTCTCACTCGGTAACTCCCGGAATCGATAGTGTTCCCGTATTAAAAGCCTATGCCATTGAAAAAGGTGTAAATGATATCAAATGGAATGTAGCTACCGGGTCTAAAAAACACATTTACGATTTGGCCCGCAAGAGCTATTTTACTGCTTTGGATGAAGGCGAAAGCGACGAAAATGACTTTATTCATACGGAGCAATTTGTTTTGATAGATAAAAAAAGATGTATTCGCGGTTTTTATGATGGTACCAAAAAAGAAGATATGGAAAAAATAAAAACAGCTATTGCTTTGCTAAAAAAGGAGTATGCCAAAAAATAA
- a CDS encoding IS1595 family transposase, which translates to MNLQEIKRGISMLSQSERQELLKELSTSPKDSVPTVRSQESRRFLLDNKLGCCAHCSHPKYVKFGIDKGSQRYKCKSCKRSFTEYTGTWMAGLQHKDKIDDYLELMLEEKSLDKIKVALSINKKTAFDWPHKILVPLSENDKDDFTGITESDETFFLNSEKGRPVNHRESRKRGGSSKTKGISNDQVAVIVTQDRTSNPDITVATMGRLKKIDIVNAIGSRIKASKAILCRDTHLSYKGFAIDNKIEHHTLKGVIKQRVKNKVYHIQHVNSTHNRVKKWIDNKFWGVSTKYLQQYLNWYRIKEKLKYRNDKLNAFVNKVSEHINAYQKYQNIGLKYQKLISTQF; encoded by the coding sequence ATGAATTTACAAGAAATAAAGCGAGGAATTTCCATGCTTTCCCAATCTGAAAGGCAGGAATTGTTAAAAGAATTGTCAACATCACCAAAAGATTCAGTTCCAACGGTAAGAAGCCAAGAATCTAGGCGTTTTTTATTAGACAATAAGTTAGGTTGTTGCGCCCATTGCTCGCATCCAAAGTATGTAAAATTTGGTATTGACAAAGGCTCTCAGCGCTATAAGTGTAAATCCTGCAAACGCAGTTTTACAGAATACACAGGTACTTGGATGGCAGGTTTGCAACATAAGGACAAGATTGATGACTACCTTGAATTAATGCTAGAAGAAAAGAGCTTAGATAAGATAAAAGTAGCCTTATCGATAAACAAGAAAACGGCTTTTGACTGGCCTCATAAGATATTAGTCCCATTATCAGAAAACGATAAAGATGATTTTACAGGCATTACAGAAAGTGATGAGACCTTCTTTTTAAATTCAGAAAAAGGGCGACCAGTAAATCATCGGGAATCAAGAAAACGTGGTGGTAGCTCTAAAACCAAAGGCATCAGTAATGATCAAGTAGCTGTTATTGTAACCCAAGATAGAACATCTAATCCAGATATTACTGTAGCCACTATGGGAAGATTAAAGAAAATAGATATTGTAAATGCTATTGGCAGCAGAATAAAGGCAAGTAAAGCCATTTTATGTAGGGACACACATCTAAGCTACAAAGGATTTGCAATAGACAATAAAATAGAGCATCACACTCTAAAAGGCGTCATAAAACAACGTGTCAAAAACAAAGTGTATCATATACAACATGTCAACTCAACTCATAACAGAGTTAAGAAATGGATAGATAACAAGTTTTGGGGAGTATCTACCAAATACTTGCAACAATATTTGAACTGGTATCGCATCAAAGAAAAATTAAAATATAGAAACGATAAACTCAATGCCTTTGTAAATAAAGTGTCAGAACATATTAATGCGTATCAAAAATATCAAAATATTGGATTGAAGTATCAAAAATTAATATCAACGCAATTTTAA
- a CDS encoding cytochrome-c peroxidase: MGRVLFYDKKLSANETVSCASCHKQEHGFSDPDVLSIGFNGENTRRHSMGIVNAKFYYSGKFFWDERAATLEDQVLMPFQDPVEMGLTLDRLTQIVRSQSYYPPLFENAFGDASITTDRISKALAQFIRSLVSATSKYDMARSEVQSPIIDFPGFTQQENEGKRLFFLPIQTTSGSMVNCAGCHVSEAFVGPIPNGPFGTTTSTNNGLDAISTTDLGATNNTNDIGKFKTPSLKNIAIRPPYMHDGRFATLEEVLNHYSTGIQNHPNLSAPLLNSNGNPIQLNLSQTEKDAIIAFLHTLTDYEMLADEKYSDPFQ; this comes from the coding sequence TTGGGAAGAGTGCTTTTTTACGATAAAAAACTAAGTGCAAACGAAACTGTATCATGTGCTTCCTGCCACAAACAGGAACACGGCTTTTCAGATCCGGATGTTTTGAGTATAGGATTTAATGGCGAAAATACCCGAAGACATTCTATGGGTATCGTAAATGCGAAGTTTTATTATAGTGGAAAATTCTTTTGGGATGAACGCGCAGCGACCTTGGAAGATCAAGTCTTAATGCCTTTTCAGGATCCTGTGGAAATGGGTTTGACACTAGATAGGTTGACGCAAATTGTAAGGAGTCAATCCTACTATCCGCCGCTTTTTGAAAATGCATTTGGTGATGCATCCATAACAACGGATAGAATATCAAAAGCACTGGCCCAATTTATAAGAAGCTTAGTCAGTGCTACCTCCAAATACGACATGGCCAGAAGTGAAGTACAGTCGCCTATTATTGATTTTCCAGGTTTTACCCAACAGGAAAACGAGGGCAAAAGATTATTTTTCTTGCCTATACAAACTACCTCCGGAAGTATGGTAAATTGTGCGGGTTGTCATGTATCGGAAGCATTTGTTGGCCCAATACCTAACGGGCCGTTTGGCACAACAACTTCAACGAATAATGGTTTGGATGCCATTTCCACTACCGATCTGGGAGCTACCAATAACACTAATGATATAGGAAAATTTAAAACCCCTTCTCTAAAAAATATTGCTATTCGCCCGCCTTATATGCACGACGGACGTTTTGCTACACTGGAAGAAGTACTGAATCACTATAGTACGGGAATTCAAAATCACCCAAACCTTTCCGCTCCGTTGCTGAATTCTAACGGAAACCCGATTCAACTGAACTTATCTCAAACAGAAAAAGATGCAATCATTGCTTTTTTACATACACTTACAGACTATGAGATGCTTGCAGATGAAAAATACAGCGATCCGTTTCAATAA
- a CDS encoding aldo/keto reductase encodes MKYTTLPNTDIKVSKICLGTMTFGEQNTEAEGYEQMDYALEQGVNFFDTAELYPVPAKTETYGATEKIIGNWLQKTKNRDRVVIASKIAGAGPYTAHIRSSGFSKEAIISAVEGSLQRLQTDYIDLYQLHWPTRGVNCFGVRDYPYKASVEEAENHLEILETLADLIKEGKIKTVGVSNETPWGTIQYLQAAKKYQLPRMVTIQNSYSLIHRAYEYGMSEVSLRENIGLLAYSPLAFGVLSGKYLNGVPKDSRIALYSGYDRYSSEQSMAAVRKYLEIAQKYDMTLSELSLAFINQLPFVTGNIIGASKMSQLKENIGSIHIDLSDEMISEIEQVHVLMPNPAP; translated from the coding sequence ATGAAATATACAACCTTACCAAATACCGATATTAAAGTGAGTAAAATTTGTCTGGGCACCATGACTTTTGGCGAGCAAAATACAGAAGCAGAAGGGTATGAGCAAATGGATTATGCACTGGAACAAGGAGTCAATTTTTTTGATACGGCAGAATTGTACCCTGTTCCTGCCAAAACAGAAACGTATGGAGCTACGGAAAAGATTATTGGCAACTGGTTACAAAAAACAAAAAACAGAGACCGTGTTGTTATTGCAAGTAAAATTGCCGGGGCAGGGCCTTATACAGCACATATACGCAGTAGCGGATTTAGCAAAGAGGCTATTATCTCCGCTGTTGAAGGCAGCCTGCAAAGACTGCAGACAGACTATATAGATTTGTATCAGTTACACTGGCCTACACGTGGTGTAAATTGTTTTGGTGTACGAGACTACCCTTATAAAGCCAGTGTAGAAGAAGCTGAAAACCATTTGGAAATACTGGAGACTTTAGCTGATTTAATAAAAGAAGGAAAGATAAAGACCGTAGGCGTATCTAACGAAACACCCTGGGGAACCATACAGTATCTGCAAGCGGCAAAAAAATATCAATTGCCGAGAATGGTAACCATACAAAACTCCTATTCCTTAATACACAGAGCTTATGAATATGGAATGTCTGAGGTTTCTTTACGAGAAAACATCGGGTTATTGGCATATTCTCCCCTGGCGTTTGGAGTGCTTTCCGGAAAATATCTAAATGGTGTTCCTAAAGATTCACGGATAGCATTATATTCCGGATATGACAGGTATTCCAGTGAGCAATCTATGGCAGCTGTCAGGAAATATTTGGAAATTGCCCAAAAATACGACATGACATTATCCGAATTATCTCTGGCATTTATTAATCAATTACCTTTTGTAACCGGTAATATTATTGGAGCTTCAAAAATGAGTCAGCTTAAAGAAAACATAGGAAGTATTCATATTGATTTGTCAGATGAAATGATTTCGGAAATTGAGCAGGTACACGTATTAATGCCCAACCCTGCGCCCTAA
- the rseP gene encoding RIP metalloprotease RseP, whose translation MEILIKASQFILSLSLLIVLHELGHFIPAKLFKTKVEKFYLFFDYKFSLVKKKIGETVYGIGWIPLGGYVKIAGMIDESMDTEQMKGEPQPWEFRSKPAWQRLIIMLGGVFVNFVLGILIYIMLMYAYGEKYVVNDSLKAGIWVEGTLGQKLGLQNGDKIVSVDGNKIINFNRVNLEFINGNTFKIERGGEIIEKEIPVDFIDELLKRGKNGGLFVSWRIPFVIGKDFDENSPNKNGELKFKDIVVSVNEVATPYYDLVKDELAKYKNDSVFIKVKRGDDIVNIGLKLDSLGRIGMIPFQPKVSNLDRMGYLTLKTKTYTFGQAIPRGVEEAYKTLTDYMKQLKKVLNPETGAYKGLGGFISIGDIFPAKWNAEDFWRLTALLSIMLGFMNLLPIPALDGGHVVFTLWEMITGKKPGDKFLEYAQIVGFILLIALLLFANGNDIFRLLK comes from the coding sequence ATGGAAATACTAATAAAAGCATCCCAATTTATTTTAAGCCTTTCTCTGTTGATTGTCTTACATGAATTAGGTCATTTTATCCCTGCAAAACTATTTAAAACCAAAGTAGAAAAATTTTATTTGTTCTTTGATTATAAGTTTTCATTAGTAAAGAAAAAAATCGGAGAAACCGTATACGGTATTGGTTGGATTCCTTTGGGCGGATATGTTAAAATTGCCGGGATGATTGACGAGAGTATGGATACCGAACAAATGAAGGGGGAACCTCAGCCCTGGGAATTTCGGTCTAAGCCGGCATGGCAACGGTTAATCATCATGTTAGGAGGTGTTTTTGTAAACTTCGTATTAGGTATTCTAATCTATATAATGCTCATGTATGCTTATGGGGAGAAATACGTTGTCAATGATAGTTTAAAAGCAGGTATATGGGTTGAAGGAACACTAGGACAAAAATTGGGCTTGCAGAATGGAGATAAAATAGTATCCGTAGATGGTAATAAGATCATCAATTTTAATCGTGTTAACCTTGAGTTTATCAACGGAAATACATTTAAAATTGAAAGAGGTGGAGAAATTATAGAGAAAGAAATTCCTGTAGACTTTATTGATGAATTGCTAAAAAGAGGTAAAAACGGTGGGCTTTTTGTAAGCTGGAGAATTCCTTTTGTAATTGGAAAAGACTTTGACGAAAATTCCCCAAATAAAAATGGGGAACTTAAGTTTAAAGACATTGTCGTTTCGGTCAATGAAGTAGCAACCCCCTATTATGATTTGGTTAAGGATGAGCTTGCCAAATATAAAAACGACTCGGTTTTTATTAAAGTAAAAAGAGGAGATGATATCGTAAATATCGGCCTTAAACTGGATAGCCTGGGGCGAATTGGTATGATTCCGTTTCAGCCTAAAGTAAGTAACTTGGATAGGATGGGTTATTTGACACTGAAAACAAAAACGTATACGTTTGGACAAGCCATCCCTAGAGGTGTTGAAGAAGCATATAAAACACTAACAGATTATATGAAGCAATTAAAAAAGGTTTTGAATCCGGAAACCGGTGCGTATAAAGGACTGGGAGGTTTTATTTCCATAGGAGATATATTTCCTGCTAAGTGGAATGCCGAAGATTTCTGGAGATTGACCGCTTTGTTATCTATTATGCTGGGTTTTATGAACCTGTTGCCTATTCCGGCTTTAGATGGAGGACATGTTGTTTTTACCCTGTGGGAAATGATCACAGGCAAAAAACCGGGAGATAAATTTTTGGAATATGCTCAAATAGTCGGTTTTATTTTGCTGATTGCACTGCTGTTATTTGCCAATGGAAATGATATTTTCAGGCTTTTAAAATAG
- the folK gene encoding 2-amino-4-hydroxy-6-hydroxymethyldihydropteridine diphosphokinase, protein MKIQQTIYLSLGSNLQNRLKSLQKAVYLIHEEIGSIQKISSVYKTTSLGFKGHDFFNICLEVATCLTPEIVMKIILAIEKELGRKRTDSTKYTNRIIDIDILLFGNEVIFSKHITIPHPEMLERKFVLAPLEEIAKQVIHPVVKKQITYCLQDFTDTSEIHRIPEKLERPVAISETYKYIAIEGNIGAGKTSLAQLIARDFNAKLVLERFADNPFLPKFYKNKERFAFPLEMSFLADRYQQLTDDLAQFDLFKNFVVSDYYMFKSLIFAQITLPNDEYALYRKMFDLMYKEIPKPDLYIYLYQNTDCLLKHIKKRGRDYEQHIKPEYLQKIHNGYSNFMKTKQHLNTLIIDVSELDFVKEKEHYKHIICTIEQHKQVSG, encoded by the coding sequence ATGAAAATTCAACAGACTATTTATTTATCTCTGGGATCGAACTTACAGAACAGGTTAAAAAGCCTGCAAAAAGCAGTTTATTTGATTCATGAAGAAATAGGTAGTATTCAAAAAATATCTTCGGTATATAAAACAACGTCTCTTGGGTTTAAAGGCCATGATTTTTTCAATATTTGCTTAGAAGTGGCTACCTGTTTAACCCCGGAAATAGTAATGAAAATAATATTGGCTATTGAAAAAGAACTAGGTAGAAAAAGAACTGATAGCACTAAATATACGAATAGAATTATTGATATTGATATTTTACTATTTGGCAATGAGGTTATTTTTTCAAAGCACATCACAATTCCTCACCCCGAAATGTTGGAACGGAAGTTTGTACTCGCACCATTAGAAGAAATTGCAAAACAGGTTATACACCCTGTTGTAAAAAAACAAATCACTTATTGCTTACAAGATTTTACGGATACTTCCGAAATACATAGGATTCCCGAAAAATTAGAACGCCCTGTTGCTATTTCCGAAACATATAAGTACATCGCTATAGAAGGTAATATCGGAGCCGGAAAGACAAGCCTGGCACAATTGATAGCTCGCGATTTTAATGCCAAATTGGTTTTGGAACGCTTTGCAGACAACCCGTTTTTACCTAAATTTTATAAAAATAAAGAGCGTTTTGCTTTTCCTCTAGAGATGAGTTTCCTGGCCGACAGGTATCAACAACTCACAGATGATTTGGCACAATTTGATCTTTTTAAAAATTTTGTAGTCTCTGATTACTATATGTTTAAATCCTTAATTTTTGCTCAAATTACACTTCCAAATGACGAATACGCCCTGTACAGAAAGATGTTTGATCTAATGTATAAAGAGATACCCAAACCTGATTTGTATATCTATTTATATCAAAATACAGACTGTCTTTTAAAACATATCAAAAAAAGAGGCAGAGATTATGAGCAGCATATTAAACCCGAATATCTGCAAAAGATTCACAATGGGTATAGCAACTTTATGAAAACGAAGCAGCATTTAAATACCCTGATCATTGATGTTTCGGAGTTGGATTTTGTAAAAGAAAAAGAACACTATAAGCATATTATTTGCACAATTGAACAACATAAACAAGTCTCAGGTTAA
- a CDS encoding patatin — translation MKKIRILSLDGGGMRGIIPATVLNYVEQQLIEKTQNPHARIADYVDFIAGTSTGGILGALYLAPAGKAIQNGATSKYTASEALDFYIKEGYGIFNKSKKSSWFGIRKLFNAVKYDSKILEQVLLREFEDLKLYSLLRPCIITTYNILSKSSFFFNSREPAEKEREFYIRDVLRSTSAAPTYFPPAFIPNLKKSDQNMVNIDGGVFANNPALCAYSECRNSIFEQIAFPKAKDMLVLSIGTGGGGFQLPNVQKSHRWSLINWAKSIPEIMMDGSIDTVSYQMEHIFDTVRENGKSNYKRIDVPKEKRTYSGDMADASPENIEALKHAGMAALQEANKKRKESTL, via the coding sequence TTGAAAAAAATACGAATCTTATCATTAGACGGAGGCGGTATGAGAGGGATCATCCCTGCCACTGTACTCAACTATGTAGAGCAGCAACTCATTGAAAAAACCCAAAACCCCCATGCCCGTATAGCAGATTATGTTGATTTTATTGCGGGTACCAGTACCGGAGGCATTCTCGGAGCACTCTATCTGGCACCGGCCGGAAAGGCAATACAAAACGGAGCGACATCTAAATATACGGCATCCGAAGCACTGGACTTTTATATTAAAGAAGGGTATGGTATATTTAATAAATCTAAAAAAAGCAGTTGGTTTGGCATTCGGAAACTTTTTAATGCCGTCAAATACGACTCGAAAATACTGGAACAAGTTTTACTTCGGGAGTTCGAAGATTTAAAATTGTACAGCCTGTTGAGACCTTGTATTATTACAACCTATAATATACTTTCAAAATCGTCTTTCTTTTTTAATAGCAGAGAGCCCGCAGAAAAAGAAAGAGAATTTTATATAAGAGATGTGTTGCGGTCTACCTCTGCAGCACCTACCTATTTTCCGCCTGCCTTTATTCCTAATTTAAAAAAATCAGATCAAAATATGGTAAATATAGATGGAGGTGTGTTTGCAAATAACCCGGCCTTATGTGCCTATTCGGAATGCCGTAATAGTATCTTTGAACAGATTGCTTTTCCAAAAGCAAAGGACATGCTTGTGCTTTCAATTGGTACGGGAGGGGGTGGTTTTCAGCTTCCAAATGTCCAAAAAAGCCATCGCTGGAGTTTGATCAACTGGGCAAAAAGCATTCCGGAGATCATGATGGACGGTAGCATTGATACGGTAAGCTATCAGATGGAGCATATTTTTGATACCGTCAGGGAAAACGGAAAAAGCAATTACAAAAGAATTGATGTTCCAAAGGAGAAAAGAACCTATTCGGGTGATATGGCAGATGCTTCTCCGGAAAACATTGAGGCTCTTAAACATGCGGGCATGGCTGCATTACAAGAGGCTAACAAAAAAAGGAAGGAGAGCACACTTTAG
- the pgk gene encoding phosphoglycerate kinase: protein MKTINDFNFRDKKALIRVDFNVPLNDHFEVTDSTRIEAAASTIIKVLEDGGSAVLMSHLGRPKGVEEKYSLKHIVDKVSQIIGVQVQFVDDCIGEKVNHAVANLENGQVLLLENLRFYNEEKSGTIAFAEALSKLGDIYVNDAFGTAHRAHASTTIVAQFFSDKKCFGNLLAKEIQSIDKVLHNSEQPVLAILGGAKVSSKITIIESILDKVDHLIIGGGMTYTFVKAQGGAIGDSICEDDKMETALAILKSAKEKNVEVHIPVDVIAADAFANDANTRVVDVTNIPEGWQGLDAGPTSREIFSKVVAQCRTILWNGPLGVFEMAAFANGTIALGNAIYEATQNGAFSLVGGGDSVAAVKQFGFADKVSYVSTGGGAMLETLEGKTLPGIEAVLK, encoded by the coding sequence ATGAAAACCATAAACGATTTTAATTTTCGAGACAAAAAAGCTTTAATTCGTGTAGATTTTAATGTCCCGTTGAATGATCATTTCGAAGTAACGGATAGTACCAGGATTGAAGCGGCTGCGTCCACTATTATAAAAGTACTGGAAGACGGCGGATCGGCTGTTCTGATGTCGCATTTGGGAAGACCAAAAGGAGTAGAAGAAAAGTATTCGTTAAAACATATTGTAGATAAAGTTTCGCAAATTATAGGGGTACAAGTTCAATTTGTCGATGATTGCATCGGTGAAAAAGTGAACCATGCGGTAGCTAATTTAGAAAACGGGCAAGTTTTACTGTTAGAGAATTTACGTTTTTATAATGAGGAAAAATCGGGAACTATTGCCTTTGCGGAAGCATTGTCCAAACTAGGAGATATTTATGTAAACGATGCTTTTGGTACCGCACACAGGGCACATGCGTCCACAACGATAGTGGCTCAATTTTTTTCCGATAAGAAGTGTTTTGGAAACCTTTTAGCTAAAGAAATTCAAAGTATTGATAAAGTGCTACATAATAGCGAGCAGCCGGTGTTGGCTATTTTAGGAGGAGCAAAAGTATCTTCTAAAATTACGATCATTGAGAGTATATTAGATAAAGTAGATCATTTGATCATCGGAGGAGGTATGACATATACTTTTGTAAAAGCACAAGGAGGGGCTATCGGCGATTCTATCTGTGAAGACGATAAAATGGAAACAGCACTGGCTATTTTGAAATCAGCAAAAGAAAAGAATGTAGAAGTTCACATACCGGTAGATGTCATTGCCGCAGATGCTTTTGCAAATGATGCCAATACCCGGGTAGTGGATGTAACCAACATCCCGGAAGGGTGGCAGGGTTTGGATGCAGGACCAACATCCAGGGAAATATTTAGCAAGGTAGTTGCCCAATGCAGAACGATTTTATGGAACGGCCCTTTAGGCGTTTTTGAAATGGCCGCTTTTGCCAATGGAACAATAGCCTTGGGAAATGCCATTTATGAAGCAACACAAAATGGTGCATTTTCTCTGGTTGGAGGAGGCGACTCCGTAGCAGCGGTAAAACAGTTTGGTTTTGCAGATAAAGTAAGTTATGTTTCCACAGGTGGCGGAGCTATGTTAGAAACCTTGGAAGGGAAAACATTACCGGGTATTGAAGCTGTGTTAAAATGA